One genomic region from Bos indicus isolate NIAB-ARS_2022 breed Sahiwal x Tharparkar chromosome 17, NIAB-ARS_B.indTharparkar_mat_pri_1.0, whole genome shotgun sequence encodes:
- the CABP1 gene encoding calcium-binding protein 1 isoform X1, whose amino-acid sequence MGGGDGAAFKRPGDGARLQRVLGLGSRRAPRSLPAGGPAPRRTAPPPPGHASAGPAAMSSHIAKSESKTSLLKAAAAAASGGSRAPRHGPAREPVLPSRRLPGPCPGTPSPSGDPSSRRPLCRPAPREEGARGSRRGLPQAHCRPREAPPAAASRPSPPSPLPPARGRDGEERGLSPALGLRGSLRAPGRGDSAPAAASEADPFLHQLRPMLSSAFGQDRSLRPEEIEELREAFREFDKDKDGYINCRDLGNCMRTMGYMPTEMELIELSQQINMNLGGHVDFDDFVELMGPKLLAETADMIGVKELRDAFREFDTNGDGEISTSELREAMRKLLGHQVGHRDIEEIIRDVDLNGDGRVDFEEFVRMMSR is encoded by the exons ATGGGCGGCGGCGACGGGGCCGCATTTAAGCGGCCGGGGGACGGCGCCCGCCTCCAGCGCGTCCTCGGGCTCGGCTCCCGCCGGGCGCCCCGCTCTCTACCCGCCGGGGGCCCAGCGCCGCGCCGCACCGCGCCGCCCCCGCCGGGCCATGCGAGCGCGGGCCCCGCCGCGATGAGCTCGCACATCGCCAAAAGCGAGTCCAAGACGTCTCTGCtgaaggcggcggcggcggcggcgagcggGGGCAGCCGGGCTCCCCGCCACGGCCCTGCCCGGGAGCCAGTGCTGCCCAGTCGCCGGCTGCCCGGCCCCTGCCCTGGCACGCCGTCGCCGTCCGGGGACCCCAGTTCGCGGAGGCCCCTGTGCCGGCCGGCGCCGCGAGAGGAGGGCGCGCGGGGGAGCCGGCGCGGGCTCCCCCAGGCGCACTGCAGGCCCCGGGAGGCGCCGCCGGCCGCGGCGTCCCGACCTTCGCCGCCGTCGCCGCTGCCGCCGGCCCGCGGGCGGGATGGGGAGGAACGGGGTCTGTCCCCGGCGCTCGGCCTCCGGGGCTCACTGCGAGCCCCGGGTCGCGGGGACTCCGCTCCAGCCGCCGCGTCCGAGGCAGACCCGTTCCTCCACCAGCTGCGCCCCATGCTCAGCTCCGCCTTCGGCCAG GACAGATCTCTGCGGCCAGAGGAGATTGAAG aGCTCAGGGAGGCCTTCAGAGAATTTGACAAGGACAAAGATGGCTACATCAACTGCCGAGACCTGGGTAACTGTATGCGCACCATGGGCTACATGCCCACCGAGATGGAGCTCATCGAGCTGTCTCAGCAGATCAACATGAACC TGGGTGGCCACGTGGATTTTGATGACTTTGTAGAGCTAATGGGACCTAAACTCCTGGCGGAAACGGCAGATATGATTGGAGTAAAGGAACTGCGAGATGCCTTCCGAGAG TTTGACACCAATGGTGATGGGGAGATAAGCACCAGTGAGTTACGAGAGGCCATGAGGAAACTCCTGGGTCATCAGGTGGGACATCGAGACATAGAAGAGATTATCCGGGACGTGGACCTCAATGGGGATGGACGAGTGGACTTTGAAG AGTTTGTCCGGATGATGTCCCGCTGA
- the CABP1 gene encoding calcium-binding protein 1 isoform X2, protein MGNCVKSPLRNLSRKMRQEETSYTVVQTSEEGLAASGELPGPLLMLAQNCAVMHNLLGPACIFLRKGFAENRQPDRSLRPEEIEELREAFREFDKDKDGYINCRDLGNCMRTMGYMPTEMELIELSQQINMNLGGHVDFDDFVELMGPKLLAETADMIGVKELRDAFREFDTNGDGEISTSELREAMRKLLGHQVGHRDIEEIIRDVDLNGDGRVDFEEFVRMMSR, encoded by the exons ATGGGCAACTGTGTCAAGTCTCCACTGAGAAATCTCTCAAGGAAG ATGCGCCAGGAGGAGACCAGCTACACGGTGGTGCAGACAAGCGAGGAGGGCCTGGCGGCCAGCGGCGAGCTCCCTGGACCACTCCTGATGCTGGCTCAGAACTGCGCGGTCATGCACAACCTGCTGGGCCCGGCCTGCATCTTCCTGCGTAAGGGCTTCGCGGAGAACAGGCAGCCT GACAGATCTCTGCGGCCAGAGGAGATTGAAG aGCTCAGGGAGGCCTTCAGAGAATTTGACAAGGACAAAGATGGCTACATCAACTGCCGAGACCTGGGTAACTGTATGCGCACCATGGGCTACATGCCCACCGAGATGGAGCTCATCGAGCTGTCTCAGCAGATCAACATGAACC TGGGTGGCCACGTGGATTTTGATGACTTTGTAGAGCTAATGGGACCTAAACTCCTGGCGGAAACGGCAGATATGATTGGAGTAAAGGAACTGCGAGATGCCTTCCGAGAG TTTGACACCAATGGTGATGGGGAGATAAGCACCAGTGAGTTACGAGAGGCCATGAGGAAACTCCTGGGTCATCAGGTGGGACATCGAGACATAGAAGAGATTATCCGGGACGTGGACCTCAATGGGGATGGACGAGTGGACTTTGAAG AGTTTGTCCGGATGATGTCCCGCTGA
- the CABP1 gene encoding calcium-binding protein 1 isoform X3 encodes MRQEETSYTVVQTSEEGLAASGELPGPLLMLAQNCAVMHNLLGPACIFLRKGFAENRQPDRSLRPEEIEELREAFREFDKDKDGYINCRDLGNCMRTMGYMPTEMELIELSQQINMNLGGHVDFDDFVELMGPKLLAETADMIGVKELRDAFREFDTNGDGEISTSELREAMRKLLGHQVGHRDIEEIIRDVDLNGDGRVDFEEFVRMMSR; translated from the exons ATGCGCCAGGAGGAGACCAGCTACACGGTGGTGCAGACAAGCGAGGAGGGCCTGGCGGCCAGCGGCGAGCTCCCTGGACCACTCCTGATGCTGGCTCAGAACTGCGCGGTCATGCACAACCTGCTGGGCCCGGCCTGCATCTTCCTGCGTAAGGGCTTCGCGGAGAACAGGCAGCCT GACAGATCTCTGCGGCCAGAGGAGATTGAAG aGCTCAGGGAGGCCTTCAGAGAATTTGACAAGGACAAAGATGGCTACATCAACTGCCGAGACCTGGGTAACTGTATGCGCACCATGGGCTACATGCCCACCGAGATGGAGCTCATCGAGCTGTCTCAGCAGATCAACATGAACC TGGGTGGCCACGTGGATTTTGATGACTTTGTAGAGCTAATGGGACCTAAACTCCTGGCGGAAACGGCAGATATGATTGGAGTAAAGGAACTGCGAGATGCCTTCCGAGAG TTTGACACCAATGGTGATGGGGAGATAAGCACCAGTGAGTTACGAGAGGCCATGAGGAAACTCCTGGGTCATCAGGTGGGACATCGAGACATAGAAGAGATTATCCGGGACGTGGACCTCAATGGGGATGGACGAGTGGACTTTGAAG AGTTTGTCCGGATGATGTCCCGCTGA